One window from the genome of Eucalyptus grandis isolate ANBG69807.140 chromosome 7, ASM1654582v1, whole genome shotgun sequence encodes:
- the LOC120296055 gene encoding TMV resistance protein N-like, which produces MASSEIGSSTSNITGSEFQVFLSFRGLDTHRGFTSSLYHALVDAGIRVFIDDEELRLGERISDNLLQAINDSKLYIPIFSKNYASSHWCLRELAKMVENTSKSKEDEKKVILPIFYDVNPYDVKLKTMLYGKAISKLKQEMEDRKKFSSKDVEMWCQALKEVGGTKGWELEKY; this is translated from the coding sequence ATGGCGAGCTCAGAGATAGGCTCAAGCACCAGCAATATTACAGGAAGTGAGTTTCAAGTATTCCTGAGTTTTAGAGGGCTAGATACTCATCGTGGGTTCACTAGCAGCCTTTATCATGCCTTGGTAGATGCCGGGATTCGTGTTTTCATCGATGATGAAGAGCTTCGACTGGGTGAAAGAATTAGTGACAACCTTCTACAAGCGATCAATGATTCCAAGCTCTACATAcctattttttccaaaaactaCGCTTCAAGTCATTGGTGCCTCCGCGAGCTTGCGAAGATGGTGGAGAACACCTCTAAATctaaagaagatgagaagaaggtCATATTGCCCATCTTCTATGATGTGAATCCATATGACGTGAAGTTGAAAACCATGTTGTATGGAAAGGCCATATCGAAATTAAAGCAAGAGATGGAGGATCGGAAGAAGTTCAGCTCCAAGGATGTAGAGATGTGGTGCCAAGCTCTTAAAGAAGTTGGCGGCACCAAGGGATGGGAACTAGAGAAATATTAG